The following nucleotide sequence is from Nycticebus coucang isolate mNycCou1 chromosome 8, mNycCou1.pri, whole genome shotgun sequence.
TAACAGCAACCATCTACTGAGCTTACTAATATATCTGGAGCACTACACTAAATAAGCCCTTtacattcattattgttatttaatctCTGCAGCCCTAGGCCATTGATATTTTCCTCATTCACAGGTGAGAAACAATGGCTACTTGGCTAGCTACCTGGCTAGGAGTGACGTAATTATGAACCCAGgtctcatttaataaaaaatagcacCATATCCATTAGAGCTACTTTTAACAATTTCCATAAACTGATGCCAGCCTATCTGTCCAACATAATTTACCATTCTCTTCAGACAAGCAATCCcactcattttttctttaaaacatatacatatgaaACATATGTTTCATATAAAACATATTCATTACCATCTTAACTTCATTTCTTCCTATCCCCTGCCATTTGTCTAAGTCAGTGTTCtcaaattagtttttatttaaacaaaatcaatagTGTCCTCATCTATTAGAatgaaaattttctgaaaatgtagTGAAAATTGACCTGGAAAGGTCAATGCTAACacttacattattaaaattattagacttgataaagaaataattttttaagccttctctccctaaagttaatctttattCCATGTATTATTACTTCCCCTCAaccttgtaaaatgaaaatattcccactcactttccttgctgatttgcaaGATTGTTAGTATAAGCAACCTTAtttaggtactatataaataaaggtGTTCACATGGTTgagtgctggctgcagtcatcagctgcacCAGACCTCCTGATCTCACCCTTaactcttgttttatttcttcatccccCACCATTCCCACTTTGGTACATTTTCTCTTTGTGCTGGGTTGTGAAATTTAGGGAAAATGTCACAAGACTTTAGGCTTCTATATAGCAGTATTTTCAATAGTTTCAAGAAAACGTGAACTAAGAGTTTTATATCTAGACAAACTGTTTTTTACtgtgtaaaggctacagataaacatattcaaacacacaaaaatttaGGGGAATAGTTCCATGAGTCTTTCTTGAGGGATCTACTAAATCATTAATTTGGGCCAACCAAGAGATTACTGAAAATGTTTGTGAGTTTTGACTATGTTTAAATTGTTCCACTAAGAAAGAAATGTGAGGATGACAGAATGTGTATGTTGTCACAATGTAGAAATAATACAACTAACAAAAAttgagggaaagggaaaagaaggtATAATAGTTGGGAGGCAAAGCAGATCAGTTAAAGCTAAGCTGACAAGTCAAGGGGAAGTATAATCATATTTAACAGTATAAGAGTAAACTCTAAAATAGTATTATTACCTGTTATTGGGTAGTGGATAAGGGGAGGAAGAAATATGCTAagtttaggggcggcgcctgtgactcaaggagtagggcaccagtcccatatgccagaggtggcgggttcaaacccagccctggccaaaaaaagaaatatgctaaGTTTAAACATTGCTCACAAGGCATTATTAGTGACTGGGGAGAAACAGAAGAGTGTTGTAATTATACGGATAACTGCCAGAACATAAATTACccacaaaagggaaagaaaataaaacataacttacagtaaaatattttttaaatcatgaaaacaCAAAGCAGAACATGACTAAAAGTGgggaacaataacaaaaacccaAAGACAGTTTTCTGAAACTTGTTCCTAAATTTGTTCTACAGAAAATCTTTCATAATTGTTAAGACTACCTACAAGACAAGTATATTTTGTCTAAAGCTgagaaaagtttcttttatatttacttatttattttgcagtttttggcgagggCTCGGcttgaaccccccccccccccacctccggcatatggggctggcgccctactcctttgagccacaggcgccgccccctaatatatttttaaagcacttttacATTGAGCTACATGATAATTTACCAGCTAGATAAGACCACAGACGTTATCTAGTCCATGTTCACATTTCAAAGATAGGGAAAGATTAAGAAAATTCTGATTTGGTCCAGGTTATACACATGCAGTCAGTGTGTGTGTTGCATTACaacctcttatttttttattttgtagagacagagtctcactttatggccctcggtagagtgccatggcatcacacagctcacagcaacctccaactcctgggcttaagcgattctcttgcctcagcctcccgagtagctgggactacaggcgcccgccacaacactcagctattttttggttgcagttcagccggggccaggtttgaacccgccaccctcggtatatggggccggcaccttaccgactgagccacaggcgccgcccgacaaccTCTTATCTTAATTCAAAGGAGATTGCTGTCCTTAAAGGACAATTCCATCTGGTCTAAaccacaaaacaacaaaaaaaagcataacCAAGTGCTCAGTTCCAGAGGCTGGACAGCTTAATGAATACAGGTTCCTAAGCTAGACTGCCCAAATTCCAGAGCCAAATCCACAACCTTCTCTAGCtatgtgaacttgggcaaattacttaagtggctcatgcctcagtcttctcatctgtgaaatgaagatCATAGTTCCTACCTCTTGTTAGGAAGCTTAAATAACATTGTCTTTCTGACCAAATCAAAGatagaaaatgttttatcttttctcttagaaatttttttttgtgctaATTAgaagaatgatttatttttccaaactGAAATAAATACAAGGCATTTGATGTGTTTTCTTactttaataataatacatataccATGTTATCACCATGGAATATAAATTCAGATTAGATGAGAATTTCACAAGTGTAACAAAGCATTCTGTAGTACATCAAGGTTTGTGTATAATGTCCAGCCAAACCAAACCAGTTCGTTCATGAATCACTAATCACTCCCATTATAGGCAATCTGTTTAGTTTAACACGTCTAATTCTTccagagaaaacaaatatatacactttaaaaaattcttcatttaccTATGAGTTAGTgcttaaaatacatatttctatCTCAaggttacatttaaaaattacaacagcagcaaaaatataattttgcaaTTACAAAAGAACTAAACTAGAATCcataattaagttattttcatgTTTACAATTGTGATTCTGAAGTAAATACTACTACCATGCAGCTCTGTTGTAAGCTTAATAGGTTTGGTTTTAAACACATAACATACACTTTTAGTTGTGAGAGGCTTTACAAATTACATTccatgcactttttaaaaagagttctAAAAACAGACAACCAGTCCCCAAAACTGAAGTACTTAACCAGTTCATAAGGTAGgcagaaaaatgttaaattaactGGGGTAAAGAGGGTTCCTACATAACATGTAATATTCTGCAGCAAACCGTGAGTACTTCAGCTTTGATGGGCTATCTGTTGTAGAACTAATTTCATTTAACGGTTTAAGAGGGTGAACTAAAATTTTAACACCGTCAAGCGCATTTAGGTGACGTGTTTCTTTTTGTGTTGATTCCTCTGCATGACCTAGTTAGTGAACTAGTCACTAGTAATTTGGTCACCAGCCAAATCAAGCCCGCAAGAAAGGAAGCCAATATTCAAAATATCGTATTATTGTCTGAACccattcaaataatttatttttgacacagataAGTAAcctcaataataaaacaaactcCTCCAACAAGACCAAGACAGCATCTCTTCTTCTAAGGTTTAGGTTTTGCCCAGAATTCCCGATACATGGAATAGCCCatacctaaaggaaaagaatgctagttaagcatttaaatattttcttcaatagtaagaaaataaaaatcagtttataaAATAGCTAAAAGCAGCACCTTTGCTAGCTTTCTATTTAAATGAGAACAAGACCTAGGAAGCTTATACTCTTGACTTcttaaacaatttaaatttcCTAAACTCTACTTAAATATAGTAGTTTCCCTAAGAGATAGCGTGACCAGCTTACAATGTTGTAATAAGAAAAATCGTATTTATCTGGAAACTTTAAAAGAAGTCACTCTTACTCCATAATACCAAATACAGTCAGTGAAATAATACCAATAAAAGTATCTAAAACatctactttaaaaatctttcttcctTCAAAAGCTCAGTAAAATAGCAATCACATGTctctctcagaaaagaaatgttacaCCAATCATATTTGCATGTTTATACTCTTCAATGAAATTATAGACAGTGATGTacaggattattttttctttccttttttaaaatcttagaagATCTGAGAGACTAAAACCTATGTGTTActacttgaattatttttattaattcaatttttattttgttttgtttgtaaagAAATCCCTTAATGGGGAACCAAAACTTGAAAATTTCCTATAGGAACGTACCAAGAGTCATTGCTCCCACAACAAAGCCTTGGGCTGCCACACGCATGTGGATCAGATGAAGGGACATTTTAGTATTTCCCCTGCTCTTCAATCTGTATAATCCATATGCGACAATTGCTGCAAAACCTGCCATTCCTGTAAAATAAAGTCACAAGTATGTCAGATGTATAAGTAGAGGAGACCACAATGATTTTACCATTATCAATCCAAATAAATGACTGAGGCAAAAATCTCAAACAGCGGAGGCTTATTAAGGCAAGATTTTGAGGACATGCCCAGAAGAAAACACGAACTGTAAACAAGCTATAGCTATTTTTTCCAAAGGGGAGGTTGGAATCGTTAGCATTTTAAAGGCAcacacaaagaaggaaaaagaaaatggcaaaggaGGCCGATGACGTTGTGGTTATATTCTTGTGAGGCCCaagatatattttacataaaataaaggaCTAAAGAAGTATCAATTATGTAGATGTCCCTGGTGGGAGGAAGAATGTCTAATTCTATCTTGTCTCCAGTTCTGTCACTCATAAAATAACCTTATAATTCATTGTTACTGTGGAATTAGATAGGATTTAGTTTTAGGTGCTAGACATAGGTACAATTTTTATGTTCTTGTGGGAAACTAGCAAGTAAGTTCCTTAATGAATGACCAACGGTGACTGAgactatgattttctttttacacCATCAATGTACATTC
It contains:
- the HIGD1A gene encoding HIG1 domain family member 1A, mitochondrial; amino-acid sequence: MSTDTDLSLSSYDEDQGSKFIRKAKEAPFVPIGMAGFAAIVAYGLYRLKSRGNTKMSLHLIHMRVAAQGFVVGAMTLGMGYSMYREFWAKPKP